A genome region from Candidatus Microthrix parvicella Bio17-1 includes the following:
- a CDS encoding MBL fold metallo-hydrolase has product MTDGSVFDLPVLAASRWMFTCYAILGDDGSVVMVDAGLPSSAQGALNSLRGAGRQPEDVTAVLATHGHSDHVGGMSTVLDQTAARALLPERCRHYLEGETPRNFGVDANVRFLPMMGQHPFKPAALRELAQVGRTDGYGRRPTFALPFIPSGYLADGDPVPGAPGWTVIATPGHTDDSISLYHADSATLMSGDEVLTHDGRAWFNPEWVDRRAHSATEERLRALDVRYLLPGHGRPVEGDVWGRARSAGECPPGRGILTRCARRFGRWG; this is encoded by the coding sequence ATGACCGACGGCAGCGTGTTCGACCTGCCGGTGCTGGCGGCGTCCCGCTGGATGTTCACGTGCTACGCCATCTTGGGCGACGACGGGTCGGTCGTGATGGTGGACGCCGGGCTGCCGTCATCGGCCCAGGGTGCCCTCAACTCCCTCCGGGGTGCCGGTCGTCAGCCGGAGGACGTCACTGCGGTGCTGGCCACGCACGGTCACAGTGACCACGTCGGCGGCATGTCGACGGTGTTGGACCAGACGGCGGCTCGGGCGCTGCTGCCTGAGCGGTGTCGCCACTACCTGGAGGGCGAAACGCCACGAAACTTCGGGGTCGACGCCAACGTGCGGTTTCTTCCGATGATGGGGCAGCACCCGTTCAAGCCGGCCGCGTTGCGCGAGCTTGCCCAAGTGGGCCGCACCGATGGTTACGGTCGGCGCCCCACGTTTGCCCTGCCGTTCATTCCGTCCGGGTACCTTGCCGATGGCGACCCGGTGCCCGGCGCGCCCGGCTGGACCGTGATCGCCACCCCGGGGCACACCGACGACTCGATCTCTCTGTATCACGCAGATTCGGCCACGCTGATGTCCGGGGACGAGGTGTTGACACACGATGGTCGCGCCTGGTTCAACCCCGAGTGGGTGGATCGACGGGCGCACTCCGCCACCGAGGAGCGACTGCGGGCGTTGGATGTTCGTTACCTGCTGCCCGGTCATGGGCGTCCCGTCGAGGGCGATGTGTGGGGCCGTGCCCGGTCGGCGGGGGAGTGCCCGCCGGGTCGGGGCATCCTCACCCGGTGTGCGCGTCGCTTCGGTCGCTGGGGCTGA
- the ispG gene encoding flavodoxin-dependent (E)-4-hydroxy-3-methylbut-2-enyl-diphosphate synthase → MDPGASSSIERRPTRRIMVGDVPVGGGSPVTVQSMTITKTADVDGTLAQIYALAAAGADIVRCTCNETEAAEGLARIVPRSPVPIVADIHHQYKMALAALEAGVACLRLNPGNIRRPEHIKTVAMEAKDRGVPIRIGVNGGSLDPKLYEKYGGKVTPEAMVESAQMELAYFEEVDFTDVKISVKASNVPLMIEAYRQLADVTDFPLHLGVTEAGPLPGGYIKATAGIATLLAEGIGDTIRYSLTADPVEEARAGRQLLEAMGLRERKGVDLIACPSCGRAEVDVIGVAEAAQKAFGERQIPLQVAVMGCVVNGPGEARDADLGIAAGNKRGHLFVKGENVAVVPEDEMVDTLVEWADYIVEHGTEAALERARHTKAEAKKAAAEDRARNLGDRGDDANDSEAIVELIRKTI, encoded by the coding sequence ATGGACCCAGGAGCTTCCAGCAGCATCGAGCGACGGCCGACCCGCCGGATCATGGTTGGTGACGTTCCCGTGGGTGGTGGTTCGCCGGTGACCGTTCAGTCGATGACGATCACCAAGACCGCCGACGTGGACGGCACGCTGGCCCAGATCTACGCGCTTGCTGCTGCGGGCGCCGACATCGTGCGCTGCACGTGCAACGAGACCGAGGCGGCCGAGGGTCTGGCCCGTATCGTGCCGCGAAGCCCGGTGCCGATCGTCGCCGATATCCACCATCAGTACAAGATGGCGCTGGCGGCGCTCGAGGCGGGGGTGGCCTGCCTGCGGCTCAACCCGGGCAACATCCGTCGTCCGGAGCACATCAAGACCGTGGCCATGGAGGCCAAGGATCGGGGTGTGCCCATCCGCATCGGTGTGAACGGCGGTTCGCTCGACCCCAAGCTGTACGAGAAGTACGGCGGCAAGGTCACCCCGGAGGCCATGGTTGAGTCGGCACAGATGGAGCTGGCCTACTTCGAGGAGGTCGACTTCACCGATGTGAAGATCTCGGTCAAGGCCTCCAACGTGCCGCTGATGATCGAGGCCTACCGGCAACTGGCCGACGTCACCGACTTTCCGCTGCACCTGGGTGTCACCGAGGCCGGTCCGCTGCCGGGCGGCTACATCAAGGCAACCGCCGGCATCGCCACGCTGCTGGCCGAGGGCATTGGCGACACCATCCGCTACTCGCTCACCGCCGACCCGGTGGAGGAGGCCCGCGCCGGCCGGCAGTTGCTCGAGGCGATGGGCCTGCGGGAGCGCAAGGGTGTGGACCTGATCGCCTGTCCGTCGTGTGGCCGGGCCGAGGTTGACGTGATCGGCGTGGCCGAAGCCGCACAGAAGGCCTTCGGGGAACGGCAGATCCCGCTGCAGGTTGCCGTGATGGGTTGTGTGGTCAACGGCCCGGGTGAGGCCCGTGATGCCGACCTTGGCATTGCAGCCGGCAACAAACGGGGCCACCTGTTCGTCAAGGGCGAGAACGTGGCGGTCGTGCCCGAGGACGAGATGGTGGACACCCTCGTCGAGTGGGCCGACTACATCGTCGAGCACGGCACCGAGGCGGCCCTGGAACGCGCCCGCCACACCAAGGCGGAGGCCAAGAAGGCCGCAGCCGAGGATCGGGCCCGCAACCTTGGCGACCGGGGCGACGACGCCAACGACTCCGAGGCCATCGTCGAGCTGATCCGCAAGACCATCTGA
- a CDS encoding site-2 protease family protein, with protein MTDVSDTPSTIPDEPNVVGPTEPATHAQNEVDSSERGSSEKPQTSTATTNVVPDGSLPEPEIERAGAWRLLLVVAALVGLWWWQGLALLVVILSLVFMITMHEFGHYLTAKRAGMKVTQFFVGFGPRIWSIRRGETEYGIRAIPAGAFVKVPGMLRDEEVSASDEPRSYREASFKHRVTMASAGSAMHFLMALILLFCQFAFFGQADPAQWSVETVVPGSAAEAAGMLPGDRVLSVDGDPVRDLGDLGAEVASRPGETVPLVVERDGRELVLTATLGSRAAIIGTVGEDFGLFFTDNGPVVKAFGQRALDAGLSENDLVTEINDVPITTPADLKAAAADSAGGVLEIAFTPADGGATQTADLDLGTAVAATRPQGMIGTTSEAGEVRMSPVQALAATPGAFWEMAAGSVTGLVKVMNPANLVGFFGRAATTGPGGEEASNVPTPAAAAQEANFDKNATRPISMVGAASMAAGFAEANWGALLGLLALLNIFIGLFNLVPLLPFDGGHIAIACYEKVREKMRGDNRRYFIDPAKMYPVAVVVVGVLGLLFLSTVYLDVVDPFKM; from the coding sequence ATGACCGACGTGAGTGACACGCCGAGCACCATCCCCGATGAGCCAAACGTCGTCGGCCCCACGGAGCCCGCGACACACGCTCAGAACGAAGTTGATTCGTCAGAGCGCGGGTCATCCGAGAAGCCGCAGACTTCCACCGCAACCACCAATGTCGTTCCCGACGGATCGCTCCCGGAACCCGAGATCGAGCGGGCGGGTGCCTGGCGACTCTTGTTGGTTGTCGCCGCGCTTGTTGGGCTGTGGTGGTGGCAGGGCCTGGCCCTCCTGGTCGTGATCCTGTCGCTGGTGTTCATGATCACCATGCACGAGTTTGGGCATTACCTCACCGCCAAACGGGCGGGCATGAAGGTCACCCAGTTCTTCGTCGGGTTCGGCCCACGGATCTGGTCGATTCGCAGGGGCGAGACCGAATACGGCATTCGAGCAATCCCGGCCGGTGCGTTCGTGAAGGTTCCCGGCATGTTGCGCGATGAAGAGGTGTCGGCCTCCGACGAGCCCCGAAGCTACCGGGAGGCCTCCTTCAAACACCGGGTGACCATGGCCTCGGCCGGATCGGCCATGCACTTCCTGATGGCGCTCATCCTGTTGTTCTGCCAGTTCGCCTTCTTCGGTCAGGCCGACCCAGCGCAGTGGTCGGTCGAGACGGTGGTACCGGGTTCGGCAGCCGAGGCCGCCGGTATGTTGCCGGGGGATCGGGTGCTGTCGGTCGACGGCGACCCCGTGCGCGATCTTGGCGACCTTGGGGCCGAGGTCGCCTCGCGTCCCGGGGAAACGGTGCCGCTCGTCGTCGAGCGGGACGGCCGGGAGTTGGTTCTCACGGCCACGCTGGGCAGCCGTGCCGCCATCATCGGCACGGTTGGCGAGGACTTCGGCCTGTTCTTCACCGATAATGGTCCGGTCGTGAAGGCGTTTGGCCAGCGCGCGCTGGACGCAGGCCTGTCGGAGAACGACCTGGTGACCGAAATCAACGACGTACCCATCACCACGCCCGCCGACCTGAAGGCAGCGGCCGCCGACTCTGCCGGTGGAGTCCTTGAGATCGCGTTCACGCCGGCGGATGGAGGGGCGACCCAGACCGCCGACCTGGACCTGGGCACGGCCGTTGCAGCCACCAGGCCGCAGGGCATGATCGGCACCACCTCCGAGGCCGGCGAGGTGCGCATGAGCCCAGTGCAGGCGTTGGCCGCAACACCCGGGGCGTTTTGGGAGATGGCGGCCGGTTCGGTCACCGGATTGGTCAAGGTGATGAACCCCGCCAATCTGGTTGGCTTCTTCGGCCGGGCGGCCACGACGGGTCCCGGCGGCGAGGAGGCCTCCAACGTGCCCACCCCGGCGGCGGCCGCCCAGGAGGCCAACTTCGACAAGAACGCAACACGTCCCATCTCGATGGTGGGGGCGGCGTCGATGGCCGCCGGTTTTGCCGAGGCCAATTGGGGCGCTCTCCTGGGACTGCTGGCGCTGCTGAACATCTTTATCGGCCTCTTCAACCTGGTGCCGCTGTTGCCCTTCGACGGCGGGCACATCGCCATCGCCTGCTACGAGAAGGTTCGCGAGAAGATGAGGGGCGACAACCGTCGCTACTTCATCGACCCGGCCAAGATGTACCCGGTGGCGGTGGTGGTGGTCGGCGTGTTGGGGTTGCTGTTCCTCAGTACGGTGTACCTGGACGTAGTGGACCCGTTCAAGATGTAG